Genomic segment of Sinorhizobium meliloti:
TACCGCGAGAAAGGCAAGAACAAGGACGAGGTGCCGGTCAACGAGTTCCGTCAGGAATGCCGTGAATTCGCAAGCGGCTGGATCGGGATTCAGACCGAGGAGTTCAAGCGCCTCGGCATCGAGGGCGACTTCGAAAACCCCTACACCACGATGAATTTCCACGCGGAAGCGCGCATCGCCGGCGAGCTGATGAAGATCGCCAAGTCCGGTCAGCTCTATCGCGGCTCCAAGCCGGTCATGTGGTCGGTCGTCGAGCGTACCGCACTGGCCGAGGCCGAGGTGGAATATGCCGACGTCGAAAGCGACATGATCTGGGTGAAGTTCCCGGTGACCGAAGGCCCCGATGCGCTTGCCGGCGCCTTCGTCGTCATCTGGACGACGACCCCCTGGACGATCCCCGGCAACCGCGCGATCGCCTACTCGTCACGCTATGCCTATGGGCTCTATGAAGTCGCGACCGCCGAGAACGACTACGGGCCGCAGCCGGGCGAGAAGCTGATCTTCGCCAAGCGCCTGGCGGAAGAGTCGGCCGCCAAGGCGAAGGTCACCTTCAACTTCGTGCGCGATGTGGAGGCGGCCGATCTGGCCGCGATTACCTGCGCCCATCCGCTGCACGGCCTGGGTGGCGGTTATGCGTTCAACGTGCCCCTTCTCGACGGCGAGCACGTCACCGACGATGCCGGCACCGGCTTCGTCCATACTGCACCCAGCCACGGCCGCGAAGACTTCGAAGCGTGGATGGACAATGTGCGCGTCCTCGAGGAACGCGGCATCTCGTCCACGATCCCGTTCCCGGTCGACGATGCCGGCTATTTCACTGCCGATGCGCCCGGCTTCGGTCCGGATGCGGAAGGCGGCGCCGGCCGCGTCATAGACGACAAGGGCAAGAAGGGCGACGCCAACGACCGCGTCATCAAGGCCCTTATCGGCCGTCACGCGCTCTTCGCGCGCGGCCGTTTGAAGCATTCCTATCCGCATTCCTGGCGGTCGAAGAAGCCGGTCATCTTCCGCAACACGCCGCAATGGTTCGTCACCATGGACAAGGATTTCGGCGACGGCACGACGCTGCGCTCGCGCGCGTTGAACGCGATCGACGAAACCCGTTTCGTGCCCGGCGCCGGCCAGAACCGTCTCCGGGCGATGATCGAACAGCGCCCCGACTGGGTGCTTTCGCGCCAGCGCGCCTGGGGTGTGCCGATCGCGATCTTCGCCGACGACGAGGGCGAAATCCTCGTTGACGACGAGGTCAATGCCCGCATCCTCGACGCTTTCGAGAAGGAAGGAGCGGACGCGTGGTTCGCCGAAGGCGCGAAAGAGCGCTTTCTCGGCAACGACCACGACCATGCCCGCTGGCACCAGGTCACGGACATCCTGGACGTATGGTTCGATTCCGGATCGACCCACACCTTCACGCTGGAGGACCGTCCGGACCTGAAATGGCCGGCCGACGTCTATCTCGAAGGCTCCGACCAGCACCGCGGGTGGTTCCATTCCTCGCTGCTCGAAAGCTGCGCGACGCGCGGCCGCGCGCCCTACAACGCCGTCATCACCCATGGCTTCACCATGGATGAGAAGGGCGAGAAGATGTCGAAGTCGAAGGGCAATACCGTCACGCCCCAGGAGGTGATGAAGGATGCCGGCGCCGACATCCTGCGCCTCTGGGTCATGACGACGGACTATTGGGAAGACCAGCGCCTCGGCAAGACCATCATCCAGACGAATATCGATGCATACCGCAAGCTGCGCAACACGATCCGCTGGATGCTCGGCACGCTCGCCCACGACAAGGGCGAGGCTGTAGCGCTTGCCGACATGCCGGAACTCGAAAGGCTGATGCTGCATCGTCTTGCCGAACTCGATCGGCTGGTGCGCGAAGGCTACGACGCCTTCGACTTCAAGAGGATCGCCCGGGCGCTCATCGATTTCTCGAATGTCGAACTCTCGGCTTTCTATTTCGATATCCGCAAGGATGCGCTCTATTGTGACGCGCCGTCGTCGTTGCGCCGCCGCGCGGCCCTGCAGGTCATCCGCACCCTTTTCGATTGCCTGGTGACCTGGCTTGCACCCATGCTGCCCTTCACTGCCGAGGAGGCCTGGCTTTCGCGCAACCCGCAAGCCGTTTCCGTGCATCTCGAACAGTTCCCCACGGTCCCGGCGGAATGGCGTAACGACGCGCTCGCCGAGAAGTGGCGGAAGATCCGCGAAGTCCGCAAGGTGGTGACCGGCGCGCTCGAGATCGAGCGCAAGGAAAAACGCATCGGCTCTTCGCTGGAGGCGGCGCCGGTCGTCCATGTCGCCGATCCGGATCTGCTCCAGGCGCTCAACGGCCAGGACTTCGCCGAGATCTGCATCACCTCGGGGATCGATGTCGACGGGGGCGAGGGCCCGGAGGATGCGTTCAGGCTGCCGGACGTCGCGAAAGTCAGCGTCGTACCGAAACTCGCCGAGGGCCGCAAATGCGCCCGCTCCTGGCGAATCACCACCGATGTCGGCTCCGATCCGCTCTATCCGGACGTCTCCGCGCGCGACGCGGCCGCCCTGCGGGAGCTCGGCTTCAAGCCGTAATCGATCGGTTTACCGGGTGAATTGCGTTCAGGCTCTTCATCCGGTAAAACCTGCCCGAAATTTGGCGGATTTTTCCGCCATGGGGCGCTGAATGGCCGTTTTAGCGACGCGCGGCCGGCTGGAAGGAATCTCATGGGAATGACGCGAGAGTTGCGAGCGGCTGCCGGCATTGCCGCCATCCTGGCGGGAGGTCTGGTGCTTTCCGGCTGCATCGGCGGCCCTACCTACGGAACGGACAAGACGGCCGGCGAGCATTTGCTCGACGATCTAGGCAGCGCGGTCAGCCTCGCTCCCGCGAAGAAGGATCCGGTGAAGTATCAGCCGCGCCCCGGTTTGGTGCTGCCGCCGCAACAGCAGCAGACCGCTCTGGTCGAGCCGCAGCAGTCGCTTGCAAGCCGCGAGGCCAACCCGGCCTGGGTCGAGTCTCCCGAGGAGACGCGCGCGCGTCTGCGCGAAGAGGCGGACGCCAACAAGAACGATCCCAACTACGTCTCGCCGCTGGCAAAAGCGAATGCCAACGGCCGCCGTCTTTCCGCCAAGGAACAGCAGGAGGCCTATCGCGAGGCGCGCAAGATCGAGCAGGGCGCCTATGCGGACAAGCGCCGTTTCCTGAGCGATCCGCCGCTCGAATACCGTCGACTGCCGGAGGGGGCTGAAGCCGATCTCGGAGAGCCCGAAAAGGACAAGGCGCGCCGCCGCAAGAAGGAGGCGCAGATCAAGAACTCCGGAAGCAAGTGGTACTGGCCGTTTTAGAGCGGAATGAGAAACTGCGTGCGGCTCCGTTCGCATCCAAGTTTTAGAATTGGTCCAAAGCCATGGCTATCAGCATTCGCGATGCCCTTCCCGGTGACGCTGCGACGATCCTCCGTTTCATCACGGAACTCGCGACTTATGAAAAGGCGCCGCACGAGGTCGAGGCGACTGTCGAGCGCGTGCACGAGTCGCTCTTCGGAGCCGATGCCGTCGCGCGCGCCGTGATCTGCGAGGCCGACGGCAAGCCCGCGGGCTTTGCCGTCTGGTTCTACAGCTATTCCACCTGGCAGGCGCGCAAGGGATTATATCTGGAGGATCTTTACGTCTCGCCGGAGTTTCGGGGCTCGGGCGCCGGCAAGGCGCTCCTGAAGCACCTGGCGCGGACGGCAGTCGCGGAAGGCTGCGGCCGCTTCGAATGGAGCGTGCTCGACTGGAACGAGCCAGCCATCCGCGTCTATGAGGCCGTCGGGGCGGAGCCCATGTCGGAATGGACGCGTTACCGGCTCGCCGGCAAGGGATTGGAAGCGTTCGCAGCGGACTGACACTTCACGCGGTCCCGGGGAAATCGCAACACAGTTTTCGCCGAGGTGATCTTTAACGTCGGCTGGCGAAGAATTCGCGCAGAATGTCGGCGGCCTCCCGCTCGGCAAGACCGGAATAGACATCCGGCACATGATGGCAGGTGGGGGAAGCATAAAACCTGACGCCGTTGTCGACCGCGCCGCCTTTGGGATCCTCCGCGCCATAATAGAGGCGGCGGATGCGAGCGAAGGAGATCGCAGCCGCACACATGGTGCAGGGCTCGAGCGTGACATAGAGATCGGCTCCCGAAAGACGCTCGTCGCCGACGGCGGCCGCCGCCTGGCGGATCGCCTCGATCTCCGCATGTGCGGTGATGTCGCTGCGTTCGCGGGTGCGATTTCCGGCCGCGGCGATCATCTTGCCGTCGAGCACGATGACGGCGCCGATCGGCACTTCGCCGCGTGCCGCCGCCTTTCGGGCCTCCTGAAGGGCCGCCTGCATGAAGCGTGCCGTTTCTGCCATCGTTCGTTCGATAATTTCCTCTTAACCCACGGCCTACGACCTGATAGGACAGCCGCAAAAGGCAGGCAACACAAATGACATCCAAAGACAAGCCCACGAGGCCCGGCGGCAAGGCCAAGGGTCGCGACAAGAAACCTCATTCCGGCAGCGAGAAGCCTGCGGCACGGGCAGCCGGCAACAGTCCGGCAGCGCCCGCCGGTGCGGACGAGCCGCAACGCATCTCGAAGATCCTGTCGCGCGCAGGCGTCGCCTCGCGTCGCGACGTCGAGCGGATGATCATGGAAGGGCGGGTCAGCCTCAATGGCGTCGTGCTCGACACGCCGGTCGTCAATGCGACCCTTGCCGACAGGATCGAGGTCGACGGCCATCCGATCCGCGGCATCGAACGGACACGGCTCTGGCTTTATCACAAGCCGGGCGGCCTCGTGACGACCAATGCCGATCCGGAAGGCCGTCCGACGGTTTTCGAGAACCTGCCCGAGGATCTGCCGCGCGTTCTGTCGGTGGGCCGCCTGGACATCAATACCGAGGGCCTGCTGCTCCTGACGAACGACGGCGGGCTTGCCCGCGTGCTCGAGTTGCCGTCGACCGGCTGGCTGCGTCGCTACCGCGTGCGGGCGCACGGGGAAATCGATCAGGAGGCGCTCGACCGTCTGAAGGAGGGCATCGCGGTCGAAGGCGTTCTCTACGGAGCGATCGAGGCGACGCTGGACCGGGTGCAGGGCTCGAACGTCTGGATCACCATGGGCCTGCGGGAAGGCAAGAACCGCGAGATCAAGAATGTGCTCGGCGCGCTCGGCCTCGATGTCAACCGGCTGATCCGCATCTCCTACGGTCCGTTCCAGCTCGGCGAGCTGCCGATCGGTCAGGTTCAGGAAATACGCGGCCGCACGCTGCGCGAGCAGCTGGGGCCTCGGCTGATCGCCGATGCCAAGGCAAATTTCGACGCGCCGATCTATAACGATCAGCCGGCTGCTGCCGAGCCTGAAGCGGAGCCCGCCAACCACGCAAAGGCGGAATGGGGCAACAAGCGCGAAAAGGCCGAGGACAAGCGGGAGCGTGCTCTTGCCCGTCTCGATACCCGACGCGACGATGGTCGCCCGAATGAACGCGGCCGCAGCCGCGGTAAGCCGGAGGAGCGTCCGGTGCGCCCGCCGGTCCGGCGCAACCGCTCTTCCAACGTCTGGATGGCGCCGGGTGCGCGTCCGACCGTAGAGAAAAAGCCGAAGGCAGCGGAGGACGAGCGGTCGCCGAAGGCGGCGCGGCGCGCGCCTGCGGAAGGCAAACGGCGCGACCGGCCGAAGGACGCTGCGGCGAAAGCAGCGGGCGGCTTCGATGCGGAACGCCAGGGCAAGGGGGGTAAATCCGCCGGCCGCAAGGATGCCGCAGGTGCCGGCGGCTTCGAGAGGCGTCGACCGCTCGAAAGCGCGGAGCGGAAATCCCGCGACCATGGCGACCGTCCGCCGCGCCGGCCCAGCGGCGAGCGAGCGGCCCGCCCGGCCGACGACCGCATCTCGTCCGAAGGACGCAAGGAGAACGCTCGGCCGCCGCGTGGCGACGGCAAGAAGAGCTTCGCCGGCGACCGGCCACGTGCGAACGCCGGCGGCAAACCGGTTGCTGGAAAGCCGGCTTCGGGAAAGCCGGCCGCCCCTCGCTCGTCCGGCCCGCGTGCTGGAAAACCCGCCGGCAGCAGACCCGCTGGAGGCAAGCCCGGCGGTCGTCCGGGCGGCGGTAAGCCGCCGGGCAAGGGGCCGCAGGGCAGGGGGAAGTAGGCGGCCGTGCGCATAGTCGGTGGAGAATTTCGCGGCCGCACGCTGGCCGCGCCGAAATCGGACGATATCCGTCCGACCACGGACCGCACGCGCGAGAGCCTTTTTAACATCCTGAGCCACGCTTATCCGGAGGCGCTTGACGGAACGCGCGTTCTCGATCTTTTCGCGGGCACGGGGGCCGTCGGGCTCGAGGCGCTGTCGCGCGGCTGCCGGCAGGCTCTCTTCGTGGAGCAGGGGGTCGAGGGACGCGGGCTGCTGCGGATCAACATCGAAGCGCTCGGCCTTCAGGGGCGGGCCAAGATCTTTCGCCGCGACGCGACGGATCTCGGACCGGTCGGGACGATGGAGCCGTTTCATCTGGTGTTCGCAGATCCGCCCTATGGCAGGGGTCTCGGCGAACGCGCTCTGGCCGCGGCC
This window contains:
- the ileS gene encoding isoleucine--tRNA ligase, with product MTETAEKIDYSSTLYLPQTDFPMRAGLPQKEPETVARWQKMELYKKLRASAAGREKFVLHDGPPYANGNIHIGHALNKILKDVINRSFQMRGFDANYVPGWDCHGLPIEWKIEEKYREKGKNKDEVPVNEFRQECREFASGWIGIQTEEFKRLGIEGDFENPYTTMNFHAEARIAGELMKIAKSGQLYRGSKPVMWSVVERTALAEAEVEYADVESDMIWVKFPVTEGPDALAGAFVVIWTTTPWTIPGNRAIAYSSRYAYGLYEVATAENDYGPQPGEKLIFAKRLAEESAAKAKVTFNFVRDVEAADLAAITCAHPLHGLGGGYAFNVPLLDGEHVTDDAGTGFVHTAPSHGREDFEAWMDNVRVLEERGISSTIPFPVDDAGYFTADAPGFGPDAEGGAGRVIDDKGKKGDANDRVIKALIGRHALFARGRLKHSYPHSWRSKKPVIFRNTPQWFVTMDKDFGDGTTLRSRALNAIDETRFVPGAGQNRLRAMIEQRPDWVLSRQRAWGVPIAIFADDEGEILVDDEVNARILDAFEKEGADAWFAEGAKERFLGNDHDHARWHQVTDILDVWFDSGSTHTFTLEDRPDLKWPADVYLEGSDQHRGWFHSSLLESCATRGRAPYNAVITHGFTMDEKGEKMSKSKGNTVTPQEVMKDAGADILRLWVMTTDYWEDQRLGKTIIQTNIDAYRKLRNTIRWMLGTLAHDKGEAVALADMPELERLMLHRLAELDRLVREGYDAFDFKRIARALIDFSNVELSAFYFDIRKDALYCDAPSSLRRRAALQVIRTLFDCLVTWLAPMLPFTAEEAWLSRNPQAVSVHLEQFPTVPAEWRNDALAEKWRKIREVRKVVTGALEIERKEKRIGSSLEAAPVVHVADPDLLQALNGQDFAEICITSGIDVDGGEGPEDAFRLPDVAKVSVVPKLAEGRKCARSWRITTDVGSDPLYPDVSARDAAALRELGFKP
- a CDS encoding nucleoside deaminase yields the protein MAETARFMQAALQEARKAAARGEVPIGAVIVLDGKMIAAAGNRTRERSDITAHAEIEAIRQAAAAVGDERLSGADLYVTLEPCTMCAAAISFARIRRLYYGAEDPKGGAVDNGVRFYASPTCHHVPDVYSGLAEREAADILREFFASRR
- the rsmD gene encoding 16S rRNA (guanine(966)-N(2))-methyltransferase RsmD, which translates into the protein MRIVGGEFRGRTLAAPKSDDIRPTTDRTRESLFNILSHAYPEALDGTRVLDLFAGTGAVGLEALSRGCRQALFVEQGVEGRGLLRINIEALGLQGRAKIFRRDATDLGPVGTMEPFHLVFADPPYGRGLGERALAAAARGGWLVPGALAILEERADVRPQFSESFESVDERAFGDTLMHFLRFRGA
- a CDS encoding pseudouridine synthase; its protein translation is MTSKDKPTRPGGKAKGRDKKPHSGSEKPAARAAGNSPAAPAGADEPQRISKILSRAGVASRRDVERMIMEGRVSLNGVVLDTPVVNATLADRIEVDGHPIRGIERTRLWLYHKPGGLVTTNADPEGRPTVFENLPEDLPRVLSVGRLDINTEGLLLLTNDGGLARVLELPSTGWLRRYRVRAHGEIDQEALDRLKEGIAVEGVLYGAIEATLDRVQGSNVWITMGLREGKNREIKNVLGALGLDVNRLIRISYGPFQLGELPIGQVQEIRGRTLREQLGPRLIADAKANFDAPIYNDQPAAAEPEAEPANHAKAEWGNKREKAEDKRERALARLDTRRDDGRPNERGRSRGKPEERPVRPPVRRNRSSNVWMAPGARPTVEKKPKAAEDERSPKAARRAPAEGKRRDRPKDAAAKAAGGFDAERQGKGGKSAGRKDAAGAGGFERRRPLESAERKSRDHGDRPPRRPSGERAARPADDRISSEGRKENARPPRGDGKKSFAGDRPRANAGGKPVAGKPASGKPAAPRSSGPRAGKPAGSRPAGGKPGGRPGGGKPPGKGPQGRGK
- a CDS encoding GNAT family N-acetyltransferase yields the protein MAISIRDALPGDAATILRFITELATYEKAPHEVEATVERVHESLFGADAVARAVICEADGKPAGFAVWFYSYSTWQARKGLYLEDLYVSPEFRGSGAGKALLKHLARTAVAEGCGRFEWSVLDWNEPAIRVYEAVGAEPMSEWTRYRLAGKGLEAFAAD